In the Blastocatellia bacterium genome, one interval contains:
- a CDS encoding M48 family metalloprotease gives MRKLQKAISVIILVTLLLSSSLLAQTKIVAPKNPYKISDDVKLGQEAASEAERKLPIIRDRQLESYLVNVGQRLVEAIPPQYQQNEFRYSFKLVDAKEINAFALPGGFTYVNRGLIEVAKTEGELAGVMAHEISHVALRHGTAQAAKAQKYAIGATAGQILGAIVGGGLGSVIAGGSQLGIGAYFLKFSREYETQSDLLGAQIMAQAGYDPRDLGNMFRTIEKASGGKGGPEWLSSHPNPGNRYEAINREAELLNVRKSNRSDQEFSRVQARLRELPNATPRDNKNDNAGNNTGNNTGNNRPTSGGTINSRVALPSTRYKSYSDRSFEFKVPENWRELKDQNSVTFAPEGAYGEVSQRFIFTHGVLAGITRTNGEVNFKQASSEFIQALQQNNPNLRQQGQLQRTTVNGRRGFIANFTNVSDVTGKTESVTIITARLNNGDMFYLIPVSPQAESRNYQRAFQQIISSIQLSD, from the coding sequence GTGAGAAAACTTCAAAAAGCTATTTCTGTAATTATACTAGTAACTTTGCTACTTTCTTCATCGCTTTTAGCACAAACTAAGATTGTTGCACCTAAAAACCCCTATAAAATTTCTGATGATGTTAAATTAGGTCAAGAAGCAGCTAGCGAAGCAGAACGTAAATTGCCAATAATCCGTGACCGGCAATTAGAAAGCTATCTAGTTAATGTTGGTCAACGACTAGTTGAAGCCATTCCCCCACAATACCAACAAAATGAATTTCGTTACTCTTTTAAGCTAGTGGATGCAAAGGAAATAAATGCTTTTGCTTTGCCTGGGGGATTTACTTATGTAAATCGTGGTTTAATTGAAGTGGCTAAAACAGAGGGCGAGCTAGCAGGAGTAATGGCACATGAAATTAGCCATGTTGCACTACGTCATGGAACAGCACAGGCAGCTAAAGCACAAAAATATGCTATTGGAGCAACAGCAGGTCAAATCTTAGGAGCAATCGTTGGTGGTGGGCTAGGTAGTGTTATTGCTGGTGGTAGCCAATTAGGTATTGGTGCTTATTTCTTAAAATTTAGCCGTGAATATGAAACCCAATCTGACTTACTTGGTGCGCAAATTATGGCACAGGCTGGTTATGACCCAAGGGATTTAGGAAATATGTTTCGCACTATTGAAAAAGCTTCTGGCGGCAAAGGTGGGCCAGAATGGTTAAGTAGCCACCCAAACCCAGGTAATCGTTATGAAGCTATTAATCGTGAGGCTGAACTCTTAAATGTACGCAAGTCTAACCGTAGTGACCAGGAATTTAGCCGTGTTCAAGCACGATTAAGAGAATTACCAAATGCAACGCCTAGAGATAATAAAAATGATAATGCTGGTAATAATACTGGTAATAATACTGGTAATAACCGTCCAACTTCAGGTGGCACTATAAATAGTCGTGTAGCTTTACCTTCAACACGCTATAAAAGTTATAGTGATAGGTCTTTTGAATTTAAGGTTCCAGAAAATTGGCGAGAGCTAAAAGACCAAAACAGCGTAACTTTTGCTCCAGAAGGTGCTTATGGTGAAGTATCCCAACGCTTTATCTTTACCCATGGAGTTTTAGCAGGTATAACACGTACTAATGGAGAAGTAAATTTTAAGCAAGCTAGCAGTGAGTTTATCCAAGCATTACAACAAAATAATCCAAATTTACGACAACAAGGACAACTACAACGCACTACAGTAAATGGGCGCAGAGGTTTTATTGCTAACTTCACTAATGTTTCAGATGTTACTGGAAAGACCGAAAGTGTAACGATTATTACTGCTCGACTTAATAACGGCGATATGTTTTATTTAATCCCTGTTTCACCTCAAGCAGAATCACGAAATTATCAAAGAGCTTTTCAACAAATAATCTCGTCTATTCAGCTTTCTGATTAA
- a CDS encoding formylglycine-generating enzyme family protein: MNKQKKSNKTIKSNKKQQSKASTTSKKIVDDFLGKFIKIPPGEFSMGTENGHLDEKPVHKVIISKAFEICATEVTQAQWQMIMDNNPSSFKGAKLPVENVSWEETQQFIELINMLSPTYIYRLPTEAEWEYAAKAGSNEDYAGELERLAWYEANSGGKTHPVGRKQPNAWGLYDVHGNVQEWCQDWYDSYSGETVTDPTGPKSGSEKVIKGGGWHSLAASCRCASRVIGLPINHYFYVGLRLVRTPKEPN; encoded by the coding sequence ATGAATAAACAAAAAAAATCTAACAAAACCATTAAAAGCAATAAAAAGCAACAAAGTAAAGCATCTACAACTAGCAAAAAAATTGTTGATGATTTTTTAGGGAAATTTATCAAAATTCCTCCAGGTGAATTTTCTATGGGAACTGAAAACGGTCATTTAGATGAAAAACCTGTCCATAAAGTAATAATCTCTAAAGCTTTTGAAATTTGTGCTACAGAAGTTACACAAGCACAATGGCAAATGATTATGGACAATAACCCTAGCTCATTTAAGGGTGCTAAGTTACCTGTAGAAAATGTTTCTTGGGAAGAAACACAGCAATTTATTGAGTTAATCAATATGCTTAGTCCAACCTACATTTACCGTCTACCTACAGAAGCAGAATGGGAATATGCTGCTAAAGCAGGTAGTAATGAGGATTATGCAGGAGAGCTTGAAAGGCTAGCTTGGTATGAAGCTAATTCTGGTGGAAAAACCCATCCTGTAGGTAGAAAACAGCCTAATGCATGGGGTCTTTATGACGTGCATGGCAATGTTCAGGAATGGTGCCAGGATTGGTATGATAGTTATTCTGGTGAAACAGTAACAGATCCTACAGGCCCTAAAAGTGGCTCAGAAAAGGTTATTAAAGGTGGTGGCTGGCATAGTTTAGCTGCTTCCTGTCGTTGTGCTAGTCGAGTAATTGGATTACCAATAAATCATTACTTTTATGTAGGTTTGCGCCTGGTAAGAACTCCTAAAGAACCTAATTAA
- a CDS encoding SDR family oxidoreductase, whose protein sequence is MNQLVKALLLASGGVLAYTLVKKYNTPSLPDYYHNKAAIVTGGANGIGKAIVSQLIGLGAQVLAVDYNQEALEILQTELPTVEILAIDLTEEDAPEQILDYARDLFGNIDILFNNAGIIVLGPFWDMSSTQIQRLIDVNLVAQIRMTRTFLDYFLAHRSGVIAYTGSLSAHVYSPSHSVYTGTKGGLNNFVAALRRELPINSGVQLTIIHPNVTVTNLADSKLFDTVKHFISLESADEVASALLNGIVSRKKEVYVRIRDEAYKWIERLAPDYVDERFRQLLAIDPTRKKSAQLKLLANETE, encoded by the coding sequence ATGAATCAATTAGTTAAAGCTTTACTTTTAGCAAGTGGCGGTGTGTTAGCTTACACTTTAGTAAAAAAATACAATACCCCTAGCTTACCAGATTATTATCATAATAAAGCAGCGATTGTTACAGGTGGAGCAAATGGTATTGGTAAAGCTATTGTCTCTCAACTAATTGGCCTAGGGGCCCAAGTCCTAGCAGTTGATTATAACCAAGAAGCTTTAGAAATCTTACAAACAGAACTTCCCACAGTAGAAATTTTAGCTATAGATTTAACAGAAGAAGACGCACCAGAACAAATTTTAGATTATGCCCGTGATTTATTTGGCAATATAGATATTTTATTTAACAATGCTGGCATTATTGTTTTAGGGCCTTTTTGGGATATGTCCTCAACACAAATTCAGCGTCTAATAGATGTTAATTTAGTCGCCCAAATTCGTATGACCCGCACTTTTTTAGATTACTTCTTAGCTCATCGTTCTGGAGTTATTGCTTATACTGGTTCATTAAGTGCGCATGTTTATTCACCTTCTCATAGTGTTTATACTGGAACTAAAGGAGGATTAAATAATTTTGTAGCAGCCCTTAGACGCGAACTACCTATTAATAGCGGAGTACAGCTAACAATTATTCATCCTAATGTAACGGTTACTAATTTAGCAGATAGCAAGCTTTTTGATACAGTAAAACATTTTATTAGCCTAGAAAGTGCTGATGAAGTAGCTTCAGCATTATTAAATGGAATTGTTAGCAGAAAGAAAGAAGTTTATGTTCGCATTAGAGATGAAGCTTATAAATGGATTGAACGCCTTGCACCAGATTATGTTGATGAAAGATTTCGTCAACTCTTAGCCATTGACCCAACTAGAAAAAAATCTGCTCAATTAAAACTTTTGGCAAATGAAACTGAATAA
- a CDS encoding serine/threonine-protein kinase PknK → MELIPGQTLREKLNEAKLDPYEVIDIASQTAEGLGAAHNLGIIHRDVKPENLMIRPDGYVKVLDFGLAKICPGSLIDEAKGKSTLGRVGQLNTQRIMQGTVAYMSPEQVRGEDVDVRSDLFSLGIVIYEMLTGQLPFEAKTLADKMLAILRHEVIPPSHINKALTPEFDVFIAKALAKRKEDRFQNALALARALRLIEPGKSTNANTTWSLVQPIGQHAQTVAAAVENIEEDFAANQGFVGRAKELEQFQNRFQLALKGKPQLVLVTGESGMGKSVLVSQFHTQIKNNAAFLSGRFYENICGLPFVTFLDALSDFWTSSLLDNPTNLLGNIFAERTEQIEEALKKRDTVRASYMLLQMQGGAEQAMRSFEAIRRCLKALASHKPIVFFLDNLQWADDASLLAFAYLAKTLANVPILLVATIRTGELIEGSTLKTWAQQLHQRENVQVCHLIPFNLQEVGHFVSRLCPGIENTDELANALYQETDGNPYFVKEMVMLWLENGTLSKQKNGQWKFSDLEN, encoded by the coding sequence ATGGAATTAATCCCTGGCCAAACTCTAAGAGAAAAGTTAAATGAAGCTAAATTAGATCCTTATGAAGTGATAGATATTGCTTCTCAAACGGCTGAGGGCTTAGGGGCAGCGCATAATTTAGGTATTATCCATAGAGATGTTAAGCCAGAAAATTTAATGATTCGCCCAGATGGTTATGTTAAGGTGCTAGATTTTGGACTAGCTAAAATTTGTCCAGGTAGCCTTATTGATGAAGCAAAGGGAAAAAGCACACTTGGACGTGTAGGACAACTTAACACCCAAAGAATAATGCAAGGCACAGTTGCTTATATGTCCCCTGAACAAGTTCGAGGTGAAGATGTTGATGTAAGAAGCGATTTATTTTCACTAGGCATTGTTATTTATGAAATGCTAACTGGGCAACTGCCTTTTGAAGCTAAAACCTTAGCAGATAAAATGTTAGCAATTCTTAGACATGAAGTAATCCCACCTAGTCATATTAACAAGGCTTTAACACCAGAATTTGATGTTTTTATTGCTAAAGCTTTGGCTAAACGTAAAGAAGATCGTTTTCAAAATGCTTTAGCCCTGGCTAGAGCATTACGCTTAATTGAACCAGGAAAAAGTACTAATGCTAATACAACTTGGTCACTAGTCCAACCTATAGGCCAACATGCTCAAACCGTTGCAGCAGCAGTAGAAAATATAGAGGAAGATTTTGCAGCTAATCAAGGCTTTGTAGGTCGCGCTAAAGAGCTAGAGCAATTTCAAAACCGCTTTCAACTTGCCTTAAAAGGTAAACCACAGTTAGTTTTAGTTACTGGCGAGTCTGGAATGGGAAAAAGTGTTTTAGTTAGTCAATTTCATACTCAAATTAAAAATAATGCAGCTTTTCTTTCTGGCCGTTTTTATGAAAATATTTGTGGACTGCCATTTGTTACTTTTTTAGATGCTCTTAGCGATTTTTGGACTAGTTCTCTTTTAGATAATCCTACAAATTTATTAGGTAATATCTTTGCTGAACGAACTGAACAAATAGAAGAAGCCTTAAAAAAGCGTGATACCGTTCGTGCTTCTTATATGTTGCTACAAATGCAAGGCGGGGCTGAACAAGCAATGCGAAGTTTTGAAGCTATACGCCGTTGCCTTAAAGCTTTAGCATCACATAAACCTATAGTATTTTTTCTAGATAATTTACAATGGGCTGATGATGCTAGTTTGCTAGCTTTTGCTTATTTGGCTAAAACCCTAGCTAATGTACCTATTTTACTTGTTGCTACAATTCGCACAGGAGAATTAATTGAAGGTAGCACCTTAAAAACCTGGGCCCAACAACTACATCAAAGAGAAAATGTACAAGTTTGTCATTTAATACCTTTTAACCTTCAAGAAGTAGGACATTTTGTTTCTCGACTCTGCCCAGGAATAGAAAATACAGATGAACTAGCAAACGCACTTTATCAAGAAACAGATGGAAATCCTTATTTTGTTAAGGAAATGGTAATGCTTTGGCTAGAAAATGGCACTTTATCTAAACAAAAAAATGGGCAATGGAAATTTTCTGATTTGGAAAATTAG
- a CDS encoding tetratricopeptide repeat protein: MIEKVTPQIAYHYRNAGVAEKTFEYSVRAAEQERQAGSASEQSNYLEWAKDALADMPTDIHYRKFLRLLSTYRLGLGSLASLRGRADVALSHLEEALMISQKVAEPQLHGSVLKEMGMLQLLLTDYPQAQKHFTEAIAIFERSGDTVQRLAALSGFTLSKSFNPKELEGAARWLMAVAGSSSQAKGFAYTALALADMQVGLLGQAIKHYQRALEHLEIAGETSQYTRTLGLLGTTYAQCRQFDLAEDCCHRGLEQSTNINLFAQLIARSTMIPIFLYRKEFSLAEETANQVLQLSKKSSNRLHVSRAHAELAEIYQYVGKFTEAITNYEQAIEFFASLNYHYRLAEALAKISLCYFSSNQIDKALEACRQARKISREHQFRYTLMIASSTMGRCFVAQNRVAEAKTYLREARHALEEMSANLPEDFVDVFLSDKSDILDLCNQYINR, encoded by the coding sequence ATGATAGAAAAAGTAACGCCACAAATTGCTTATCATTACCGTAATGCTGGAGTAGCAGAAAAAACTTTTGAATATTCTGTTCGTGCTGCTGAACAAGAAAGACAAGCAGGCTCAGCAAGTGAGCAATCCAATTATTTGGAATGGGCTAAAGACGCTTTAGCTGATATGCCAACAGATATTCATTACAGAAAATTTTTACGTCTTCTTAGCACTTATCGACTTGGGTTAGGCTCGCTAGCCTCGTTACGTGGTAGAGCAGATGTAGCCTTAAGCCATTTAGAAGAAGCCTTAATGATTAGTCAAAAAGTAGCAGAGCCACAACTACATGGAAGTGTGCTAAAAGAAATGGGTATGCTACAACTCCTCTTAACTGATTATCCTCAAGCACAAAAACATTTTACAGAAGCAATAGCAATATTTGAGCGTAGTGGCGATACAGTTCAAAGACTAGCAGCTTTATCAGGCTTTACTTTATCTAAGTCCTTTAATCCAAAAGAATTAGAAGGTGCTGCTCGTTGGCTAATGGCCGTTGCTGGCAGTTCATCACAAGCTAAAGGTTTTGCCTACACTGCTTTAGCATTAGCTGATATGCAGGTTGGCCTTCTTGGTCAAGCTATAAAACACTATCAACGCGCTCTAGAACACTTAGAAATTGCTGGTGAAACTTCTCAATACACCAGAACACTTGGTTTACTTGGCACAACTTACGCCCAATGTAGACAATTTGACTTAGCAGAAGATTGTTGTCATCGAGGTTTAGAACAATCTACTAATATTAATTTATTTGCTCAGTTAATTGCCCGTAGCACAATGATTCCTATATTTTTATATCGTAAAGAGTTTTCTTTAGCAGAAGAAACAGCCAATCAAGTCTTACAGTTAAGTAAAAAATCTAGTAATAGATTACATGTTAGTCGCGCTCATGCTGAACTAGCAGAAATATATCAGTATGTTGGAAAATTTACTGAAGCAATTACAAATTATGAACAAGCCATAGAGTTTTTTGCTTCGTTAAATTATCATTACCGTCTAGCAGAAGCTTTAGCTAAAATTAGTCTTTGTTACTTTAGCTCTAATCAAATAGACAAAGCTTTAGAAGCTTGCCGACAAGCAAGAAAAATATCTCGTGAACATCAATTTCGCTATACACTTATGATTGCTTCTAGCACAATGGGAAGATGTTTTGTTGCTCAAAATAGGGTAGCTGAAGCAAAAACTTATTTACGTGAAGCTAGACATGCATTAGAAGAAATGTCAGCTAATTTACCAGAAGATTTTGTAGATGTTTTTTTATCTGATAAATCCGATATATTGGATTTATGCAATCAATATATTAATCGATAA